The Coriobacteriia bacterium nucleotide sequence CGACAAGCCGTTCCTGATGGCGATCGAGGACGTCTTCACCATCACCGGCCGGGGCACCGTCGCCACCGGGCGCGTGGAACGCGGGGTCGTGAAGGTCAGCGACGAGGTCGAGATCGTCGGGATCCACGAGGAGACCAAGAAGACGGTCGTCACCGGCGTCGAGATGTTCCGCAAGCTGCTGGACCAGGCGCAGGCCGGCGACAACATCGGCGTGTTGCTGCGCGGCATCGCCCGCACGGAGATCGAGCGCGGCCAGGTCCTGTGCAAGCCCGGCTCCATCACGCCGCACACGGAGTTCATGAGCCAGGTCTACGTGCTGACCAAGGAGGAGGGCGGACGCCACACGCCGTTCTTCGACGGATATCGCCCGCAGTTCTACTTCCGCACCACCGACGTGACCGGCATCGCCCACCTGCCCGAGGGCACCGAGATGGTCATGCCGGGCGACAACGTCGAGATCCGCGGCGAGCTCATCGCGCCGATCGCCATGGAGGAGGGTCTTCGCTTCGCCATCCGCGAAGGCGGACGGACCGTCGGGTCCGGGCGCGTCACGAAGATCCTCAAGTAGTCGCTTCAGGATCGACTCTCGAGGGGCCCGGCTCTCGCAGCCGGGCCCCGTCGTTCGAGGCGGGTGCGCGATACGCCCGGCGGCGTTGACAGTGCGAGAGGGCGGGTGTTACAGTACCCTACCGCGTCCGGGGGAGCATCGCCCCTGCTCGGCGCGGGTCTTTGGAGGACGAATGAGGACGTTGGTCACCCTGGCATGCACCCAGTGCAAGCGCCGGAACTACACCACGGACAAGAACAAGCAGAGCAACCCCGAGCGCATCGAGTTCAAGAAGTACTGCAAGTGGTGCCGGTGCCATACGGTCCACAAGGAGACGCGGTAAGGTTTCGAGGGGGACCGCAGGACAGGCCAGTAGCTCCAATTGGCAGAGCGCCGGTCTCCAAAACCGGATGTTGGGGGTTCGAGTCCCTCCTGGCCTGCCATCGATGCCGGATCCGCCGCACGGGCGCGGCCCGTGCGGCGGTGTATGGACGGGCCGCCCACGGGTGGGCGGCGGAGAGAAGGGCGAGGATGGCTCAGGGCGGCAAGGCGGCCAAGCCGAACATCTCCCAGCGGCTGGCGCAGTACCTTCGAGACGTGCGAGCCGAGATGCGCCGCGTCGTATGGCCGAACCGCGCCGAGGTGACGAACTCGAGCGTGGTCGTCATCACGACGCTCCTCATCTTCGTGATCATGGTCTTCGTCACGGACCAAGTCGTGCTCTTCCTGGTCAACGCCGTCGCCTCGATCGGACGGTAGCGCATGGCCAAGAAGTGGTACGTCATACACACGTACTCCGGCTACGAGAACAAGGTGGCCGCGAACCTGCGCCATCGCATCGAGTCGATGGGGATGCAGGACAAGATCTTCGACGTCTTCATCCCCAAGGAGAGCGTCACCGATCTCAAGGCCGGCGGCCGCAAGGTCACCCAGGAGAAGAAGGTCTTCCCCGGCTACATCCTCGTGCAGATGGAGCTGGGCGACGACTCCTGGTACGTGGTGCGCAACACCCCCGGCGTGACCGGTTTCGTCGGCTCCGCGGCCAAGCCCGTGCCCCTCTCGCGCGGCGAGGTGGAGCGCATCCGCAAGCGCACCGCCGTCGGCGCGAAGCCCAAGACGTTCACGGACTTCTCCGAGGGGATGGCGGTCAAGGTCACAGCCGGCCCGCTGGCGGACTTCGACGGGGTGATCTCGGAGGTCAACCCGGACCAGGGCAAAGTCCGCGTTATGGTGTCCATCTTCGGCAGGGAGACCCCGGTGGAACTCGGGTTCGACCAGGTCGCCAAGTTGTAGGAGAGAGATCCGCATGGCCAAGAAGGTCGCAGGTTACATCAAGCTACAGATCCCCGCGGGGCAGGCGAACCCGGCTCCGCCGGTCGGTCCCGCGCTCGGTCAGCACCAGGTCAACATCATGCAGTTCTGTCAGGCGTTCAACGCCGCGACCCAGAACCAGGCGGGCACGATCATCCCGGTGGAGATCACGGTCTACGAGGACCGCAGCTTCGACTTCATCACGAAGACGCCGCCGGCGGCGGTGCTGCTCAAGCAGGCCGCTGGGATCGAGAGCGGCTCGGCGGAGCCGAACCGGACCAAGGTCGCCGAGGTGACGCGCGACCAGGTGCGCGAGATCGCGGAGACCAAGATGCCGGACCTGAACGCGAACGACGTCGAGCACGCGATGCGGATCATCGAGGGCACGGCGCGCTCGATGGGGATCACGG carries:
- the rpmG gene encoding 50S ribosomal protein L33, translating into MRTLVTLACTQCKRRNYTTDKNKQSNPERIEFKKYCKWCRCHTVHKETR
- the secE gene encoding preprotein translocase subunit SecE, translating into MAQGGKAAKPNISQRLAQYLRDVRAEMRRVVWPNRAEVTNSSVVVITTLLIFVIMVFVTDQVVLFLVNAVASIGR
- the rplK gene encoding 50S ribosomal protein L11, whose amino-acid sequence is MAKKVAGYIKLQIPAGQANPAPPVGPALGQHQVNIMQFCQAFNAATQNQAGTIIPVEITVYEDRSFDFITKTPPAAVLLKQAAGIESGSAEPNRTKVAEVTRDQVREIAETKMPDLNANDVEHAMRIIEGTARSMGITVAD
- the nusG gene encoding transcription termination/antitermination factor NusG codes for the protein MAKKWYVIHTYSGYENKVAANLRHRIESMGMQDKIFDVFIPKESVTDLKAGGRKVTQEKKVFPGYILVQMELGDDSWYVVRNTPGVTGFVGSAAKPVPLSRGEVERIRKRTAVGAKPKTFTDFSEGMAVKVTAGPLADFDGVISEVNPDQGKVRVMVSIFGRETPVELGFDQVAKL